A genomic segment from Torulaspora delbrueckii CBS 1146 chromosome 3, complete genome encodes:
- the RQC2 gene encoding Rqc2p (similar to Saccharomyces cerevisiae YPL009C; ancestral locus Anc_8.75) yields MKQRISALDIQILAEELRAHLEGHRLSNIYNIADSSRQFLLKFNKPDSKFSVVVDCGLRIHLTDYDRPIPPGPSSFVVKLRKHLKSKRLSALRQVKNDRILVLQFADGLFYLVLEFFSAGNVILLDENKKILSLQRIVHEHENKVGETYTMFDDSLFNVNNSSQSADQTIKSKSYDVELVRVWLEEAQSKFSLQSSMQADAMKVKQSSKKKALKPLTIHKLLLSKEPHLSSDLLSKNLKMRKINPSSPCIEFLAKEDVLVDLLNYTEIEYHDVLSNKDSRGFILAKKNVNYTLGKDSEDLEFIFENFHPFKPFIEEQDQGRSRITEVPGEYNKTLDTFFSTIESSKYALRIQQQEQLAKKKIEDARLENQKRIQALLDVQSSNEQKGHAIIANADLVEEAKIAVQGLIDQQMDWQTIEKLIRNEQLKKNKIAMVIDLPLNLKENAVNILVPVSHDDEHNNESESDESFVESSSDESDSDEGTDSDDSEVSDFETEESRNESRTSKRKVENKLKIRIDLGLSAYANASKYFTVKKTSADKQKKVEKNVEKAMKNIEQRIDKQLKQKLKESHSVLKRARSPYFFEKHFWFYSSEGFLVLMGRSPLETDQIYSKYIEDDDIYMCSSFDTQVWIKNPNRTEVPPNTLMQAGVFCMAASEAWSKKVSSSPQWCFAKNITKFDHTNKGVLDPGLYRIKKESEMSHLPPAQLVMGFGFLWKVANKNGDNEEAEEPVSEGGDDEEAGEPVREGDDEREEEEEHITEEIAFVNEQDPKEATGESEQAAEISQKFNDMEIEISHNAGPESNAGLTDATSVLPQINKGVRGKKGKLKKMQKKYADQDEDERLMRLEALGTLKGLEKTQLKEQEELARQQNRDYKKARREKQKELQTLRFTKNEKIKVNYQKIASELKSNPDKDDEVVDAIPVFAPWPALLKYKYKVKVQPGSAKKTKTLNDILHYFCNRTVDSTMTDKEADWPREHEAITQLKPQDLVLTICSDKLKVTLPGQASSGKGKPKQKKKK; encoded by the coding sequence ATGAAACAAAGAATAAGTGCCTTGGATATTCAAATCCTGGCTGAGGAGCTAAGGGCTCACTTGGAAGGCCACAGATTGTCAAATATCTATAATATTGCTGATTCAAGCAGACAATTTTTGCTGaaattcaacaaaccaGACTCCAAGTTTAGCGTGGTAGTTGATTGTGGTTTGAGGATCCATTTGACTGATTATGACAGGCCAATTCCTCCAGGACCCTCGTCCTTTGTCGTGAAGCTGAGGAAACATCTCAAATCGAAAAGATTGAGTGCTTTACGTCAGGTGAAAAATGATAGAATCCTGGTTTTACAATTTGCAGACGGTTTGTTTTATCTGGTCTTAGAGTTCTTCAGTGCTGGTAATGTGattcttttggatgaaaATAAGAAGATCCTGTCCCTACAGAGAATTGTACATGAGCATGAAAACAAAGTGGGTGAAACTTATACAATGTTTGATGACTCCCTTTTCAATGTAAATAACTCGTCACAATCAGCCGATCAGACgatcaaatcaaagagCTATGACGTGGAGCTTGTAAGGGTATGgcttgaagaagcacaaTCCAAATTCTCTTTACAATCATCCATGCAGGCAGATGCTATGAAAGTCAAACAGagctcaaagaaaaaagCCCTTAAGCCATTAACGATTCACAAACTGCTGTTGAGCAAAGAACCCCATTTGTCATCTGATCTACTGTCAAAAAATCTGAAAATGCGGAAGATCAATCCTTCAAGCCCCTGTATTGAGTTCTTAGCTAAGGAAGACGTTTTGGTCGATCTGCTTAACTACACTGAAATTGAATATCATGATGTTCTCTCTAACAAAGACTCTCGTGGTTTTATTTTAGCGAAGAAAAATGTCAATTATACTTTAGGAAAGGATTCTGAAGACTTGGAatttatttttgaaaatttccACCCATTCAAGCCGTTCATAGAAGAGCAAGATCAGGGAAGGTCAAGAATTACAGAAGTGCCAGGTGAATATAACAAGACCCTCGacactttcttctccacGATTGAATCCTCAAAATATGCTCTTCGTATTCAACAGCAGGAACAACtagcgaagaagaaaatagAAGATGCTCGCTTAGAGAATCAAAAGAGGATACAAGCGCTGCTCGATGTTCAGTCCTCGAACGAACAAAAGGGACACGCTATCATTGCAAACGCTGATCTAGTTGAGGAAGCAAAGATCGCAGTCCAGGGACTGATAGATCAGCAGATGGATTGGCAAACCATAGAGAAGTTGATCAGAAATGAACAactaaaaaaaaataagaTAGCCATGGTCATTGATTTaccattgaatttgaaagaaaatgctGTAAACATTCTCGTTCCAGTAAGCCATGACGATGAACATAACAATGAAAGTGAGTCTGATGAGTCTTTTGTTGAGAGTTCTTCTGATGAAAGCGATAGTGACGAGGGAACCGATTCTGATGATAGTGAAGTATCTGATTTTGAAACGGAGGAATCTCGCAATGAAAGTCGTACTTCAAAACGCAAAGTCGAAAATAAGTTGAAAATAAGAATTGATCTTGGACTTTCTGCATACGCCAATGcttccaaatattttaCTGTCAAGAAGACCAGTGCTGACAAGCAGAAAAAGGTTGAAAAGAACGTTGAGAAAGCCATGAAGAACATTGAACAGAGAATTGATAAGCAGTTGAAGCAAAAACTGAAAGAATCTCATAGCGTTTTGAAAAGAGCGCGGTCTCCCtacttctttgaaaagcATTTTTGGTTTTACTCGAGTGAAGGATTCCTTGTTCTGATGGGTAGAAGCCCTCTCGAGACCGACCAAATTTACAGCAAGTACATTGAGGACGATGATATCTATATGTGCAGTAGCTTCGATACCCAGGTATGGATCAAAAACCCAAATCGCACCGAAGTGCCACCAAACACTCTGATGCAGGCTGGAGTTTTCTGCATGGCTGCCAGTGAGGCTTGGTCGAAGAAGGTGTCGTCTTCACCACAATGGTGCTTTGCGAAGAATATCACCAAATTTGACCATACTAACAAAGGTGTTCTGGACCCGGGCTTATATCGTATAAAGAAGGAAAGCGAGATGAGTCACTTGCCTCCTGCTCAACTTGTGATGGGTTTCGGTTTTCTATGGAAAGTGGCAAACAAAAACGGCGATAATGAAGAGGCTGAAGAGCCAGTTAGCGAAGGTggcgatgatgaagaggctGGAGAGCCAGTTAGagaaggtgatgatgaacgtgaagaggaagaagaacataTTACTGAAGAGATTGCTTTTGTCAATGAACAAGACCCGAAAGAGGCAACTGGGGAATCTGAACAGGCTGCAGAAATCTCGCAGAAATTTAACGACAtggaaattgaaatttccCATAATGCTGGACCTGAATCCAATGCCGGCCTTACCGATGCTACTAGCGTACTTCCTCAGATAAACAAAGGTGTTCGTGGTAAGAAGGggaaattaaagaaaatgCAAAAGAAGTATGCTGATcaggatgaagacgaacGCTTAATGAGGTTAGAAGCGCTTGGAACGTTAAAGGGTCTTGAGAAGACTCAGTtgaaggaacaagaagagttaGCCAGACAGCAAAATAGAGACTACAAGAAGGCTAGACGTGAGAAACAGAAAGAGTTGCAAACACTTCGGTTCACGAAGAACGAAAAAATTAAGGTTAATTACCAAAAAATCGCCAGTGAACTTAAATCAAATCCTGacaaggatgatgaagtagTAGATGCTATCCCTGTCTTTGCTCCATGGCCTGCACTGCTGAAATACAAATACAAGGTCAAAGTACAACCTGGCtctgcaaagaagacaaagacCTTGAACGACATCCTGCATTATTTCTGTAACCGAACTGTTGACTCCACTATGACTGACAAGGAAGCTGATTGGCCCAGAGAACACGAAGCTATCACGCAATTAAAACCACAGGACCTAGTTCTAACCATATGCTCTGACAAGCTAAAAGTGACTTTGCCCGGTCAAGCATCCAGTGGCAAGGGCAAACCAAAAcagaaaaagaagaaatag
- the RET3 gene encoding coatomer subunit zeta (similar to Saccharomyces cerevisiae RET3 (YPL010W); ancestral locus Anc_8.76), whose translation MSSLSLYSVQAVLILDNKGDRIHAKYYQSPHVAEDARKGLMQNVKRQKEFEKRLFQKTHKQDSEIMVFEDRLVFYREYLDVTLCLIGSMDENEIVLQQAFTAFKDSLDLILNSGIDKRNIQEHYDMVLLAIDETVDNGIILETDPATIASRVTKPPTNEPQMSLDLDKGLLGAWGFAKSKLQERLQQGM comes from the coding sequence ATGTCATCACTTTCGTTGTATTCTGTGCAAGCAGTACTTATTTTGGACAACAAGGGGGATAGAATCCATGCAAAATACTACCAATCACCTCATGTGGCAGAGGATGCACGTAAAGGCTTGATGCAAAACGTTAAGAGACAGAAGGAATTCGAGAAGCGATTGTTTCAGAAGACGCATAAACAGGACTCTGAGATCAtggtctttgaagatcgtTTGGTTTTCTACAGGGAATATTTGGACGTGACCTTGTGCTTGATTGGCTCGAtggatgaaaatgagattGTGCTGCAACAGGCCTTCAcggctttcaaagattcgctagatttgattttgaactCTGGAATTGATAAAAGGAATATACAAGAACATTACGATATGGTTCTGTTGGCAATTGATGAGACTGTGGATAACGGTATCATACTTGAGACGGATCCGGCAACTATAGCTTCTAGAGTAACCAAACCACCAACCAACGAGCCACAGATGTCGCTAGATCTAGATAAGGGTCTCTTAGGGGCCTGGGGCTTCGCTAAGAGTAAGTTGCAAGAGAGGTTACAACAGGGTATGTAA
- the TAF3 gene encoding Taf3p (similar to Saccharomyces cerevisiae TAF3 (YPL011C); ancestral locus Anc_8.77): protein MGSSSDFYFGLLRVSMIQLLKSHGFDRARPTTVDVLTDLYIKYFALLTEEIVRSAQSRKDWDETVALQDITLALQNLGVVKPMDVLDVYDENPNLPSDRGMQKFKNWCVNDRQPADARTVALPTGDLLRSSSKPAKPLSLIPEYINQLQHESQRDSKGSEDDKLIEELINNGDVDDWIRLVFARQRINYARRISGKEPHNIQALPSISGLKHSVLERPNDINLSNNQVLPNSWEPSDDEDNEASRKATELLQRLPAMRPEWKLDNVSLSYDQGLINEDAQDENNNEENMHISAIDDVPTTLASDENLESPSSSNFILDIDADTQFAEMEDMDNTFQRRESLDFGGASQDFDFNGF, encoded by the coding sequence ATGGGGTCTAGTTCGGATTTTTATTTCGGACTACTGCGAGTTTCTATGATTCAATTGCTGAAATCGCATGGATTTGATAGAGCCAGGCCGACCACAGTGGATGTCTTAACAGATTTGTACATTAAATATTTTGCATTGCTCACTGAGGAGATAGTACGATCGGCGCAGTCAAGGAAGGATTGGGATGAAACGGTGGCTTTGCAGGATATTACGCTGGCGTTACAAAATCTTGGGGTTGTGAAACCAATGGATGTGCTGGATGTTTATGATGAAAACCCAAATTTGCCGAGTGATAGAGGTATGCAGAAATTTAAGAACTGGTGTGTGAATGACCGTCAGCCTGCCGACGCCCGTACAGTCGCTCTACCGACAGGTGACCTACTGAGGAGCTCATCGAAACCCGCAAAACCACTGTCATTGATTCCAGAGTATataaatcaattgcaacatGAGTCACAGCGGGATTCTAAGGGCAGTGAAGATGACaaattgattgaagaacttaTTAATAACGGAGATGTGGATGATTGGATACGTCTAGTATTCGCTCGTCAAAGAATTAACTACGCCAGGAGGATATCAGGTAAAGAACCGCATAATATACAGGCATTACCCTCGATTTCGGGGCTGAAACATTCCGTACTGGAGCGTCCCAATGATATTAATCTATCAAATAATCAAGTACTTCCGAACTCGTGGGAACCCtcggatgatgaagataacGAAGCCTCGAGGAAAGCTACAGAATTATTACAGAGATTGCCGGCAATGAGACCTGAATGGAAACTTGATAATgtttctctttcttacGATCAAGGTTTAATAAACGAAGACGCTCAGGATGAAAAtaataatgaagaaaatatGCATATAAGTGCAATCGACGATGTACCGACGACTTTGGCATCTGATGAAAACTTAGAAAGTCCTAGTAGTTCCAATTTCATTCTAGACATTGACGCCGATACTCAGTTCGCTGAAATGGAAGACATGGATAACACTTTTCAGCGCAGAGAGTCGTTGGACTTTGGAGGTGCATCAcaagactttgattttAATGGGTtttga
- the RRP12 gene encoding mRNA-binding protein RRP12 (similar to Saccharomyces cerevisiae RRP12 (YPL012W); ancestral locus Anc_8.78) yields MDADQVAGWLELEEKLAKIRQQIGSKLENQKHVAIILSAVEENIDQSQEKEISENIVKYLVALMSLLDQAVVAETGEIGNLQLAISSCYLLDVIFQYAPKMLLRSKFAEILTKVAPFITDAEAEAPLVRPAIGCLTSLLIAQDAQAWNNTQDLSITPERGLQGLLELSLDPRPKVRKRAVDGVNTILQNPPAAPTAGHVASVQIAMFAANHLREALEEASTLSNKKMKAQNGGSDDLNSRMIRILRLINAIVSTGEWPSQQIEGLCDLLLAVTKSSDQYLVTAAFDCFEKLFKVISELSANSNLAEDKQVRLLDVIFALTPSNSDVNVVGSWIAVLVKGLSAYATHQPLQCLTRIPGVFKLMSQYLASETPEVYYSASQCLVAILADAVKDEVLLYPPAVDETTFETVDQVLADISESLVELLSVRYSHCAKEVLTVLASAIAKFRYRSNPDFIKPLEIVGEWRTNEESYLEFRSEAEGVIGAAISAMGPDTVLSALPLNLEQPSDNKPGRAWLLPLIRDYTRNTEMSTFTKQLIPVIQAFEARCGTLSKESVQLKIFQTVIDQLWSTLPHFCELPTDLETSFTDELATELSSLLYQKVELRTTICHAFRVLVESNLAYINGALADDILLQQHFSVARAQETLTYLKGKAANLLAVLFNVYTQTAPNARGYILETIEAYLKIASAEDLEKTFNNVCALLKNAMEEETDKSTKGKPQLSATLLDLVVCMSKYLPTSSYPALFSIFGITVSSKDALTQKRAYRIIIRLSEPDTGVEALSSYVADIEKIILDNSETVQTSSKSARLAAIRAVIELLPPNHLDFIVRMVAEVILATKDVNEKSREAGFETLIAMGKKMNDPNGIIMLSKVPGYDEQTPDQPSSISEFFKIMAAGLIGESQHMVSSTITAFACLVFEFKDQLDIAVLLDIYDTIELYLTSNSREIAKSAIGFAKVCVLGLPDELMRPKVPSLIVKLLRWSHEHTGHFKAKVKHIIERLIRKYGYEFVEANFPEDDLKLLTNIRKTRNRNKRKEGDADETTRAASSTKSSRFMNAFDEAIYQSDREDEGDEEADQDKGKSQAKQFIVESGENPLDLLDSQTLAHISSTRPKKFTKDQKRRMLQDDMFNFDAEGKLIMKGTGKSSNNEEDPLKSVTSGINAYLDAVKNGPIRGQKNRLKFKKRSRAGADQSDDEEDVVKDKPKRAIGNRIGKNTKKGPKFKSKRKL; encoded by the coding sequence ATGGATGCAGATCAGGTTGCCGGATGGCTtgagttggaagaaaaaCTCGCTAAGATAAGGCAGCAGATTGGGTCGAAGCTCGAGAATCAGAAACATGTCGCCATCATTCTGTCTGCTGTGGAGGAAAATATCGATCAGTCGCAAGAAAAGGAGATCTCTGAGAATATTGTCAAGTATCTGGTGGCATTGATGTCTTTATTGGACCAGGCGGTTGTAGCTGAGACGGGTGAGATCGGTAATTTACAGTTGGCTATATCTTCGTGCTATCTGCTGGATGTAATCTTCCAGTATGCTCCTAAAATGCTGCTGCGATCGAAATTTGCAGAGATACTGACTAAAGTGGCACCTTTTATTACAGATGCAGAGGCAGAAGCGCCTCTGGTTAGACCAGCTATTGGCTGTTTGACCTCTTTACTGATAGCCCAAGATGCTCAGGCGTGGAATAATACGCAGGATTTGAGTATCACTCCGGAGAGAGGTTTACAAGGTCTTTTGGAGTTGTCATTGGATCCTAGACCTAAAGTCAGAAAGAGAGCCGTCGACGGAGTTAACACTATATTGCAGAATCCCCCAGCAGCACCTACTGCTGGACATGTAGCATCGGTCCAAATAGCGATGTTCGCTGCAAATCATTTACGTGAAGCTCTGGAAGAGGCTTCTACCTTATCGAATAAGAAGATGAAGGCACAGAACGGTGGTTCAGACGATTTGAATAGTAGGATGATCAGGATTTTAAGGCTGATCAACGCCATTGTTTCCACCGGTGAATGGCCTAGTCAACAGATCGAAGGTCTATGCGATTTGCTGCTTGCAGTGACCAAAAGTTCAGACCAATACTTGGTGACAGCGGCCTTCGACTGTTTCGAAAAGTTGTTTAAAGTTATTTCTGAATTGAGCGCTAACTCCAATCTGGCCGAGGATAAACAGGTCAGGTTGTTAGATGTCATCTTCGCATTGACTCCATCAAACAGCGACGTCAACGTTGTTGGGTCATGGATTGCTGTGCTGGTTAAAGGTCTCTCAGCGTACGCCACACATCAACCTTTACAGTGTCTGACCAGAATCCCAGGTGTTTTCAAGCTCATGTCACAGTACCTCGCCAGTGAGACACCTGAAGTTTATTACAGTGCATCACAATGTCTTGTGGCTATCCTAGCGGATGCTGTCAAGGATGAAGTTCTTTTATATCCTCCCGCCGTAGATGAGACGACTTTCGAGACTGTCGACCAGGTTTTAGCTGACATCTCAGAGTCTCTGGTAGAGCTATTATCGGTGAGATACAGCCATTGCGCGAAGGAGGTGTTAACCGTTTTGGCTTCAGCAATCGCCAAGTTCAGGTATAGATCCAATCctgatttcatcaagccaCTAGAGATTGTTGGGGAATGGAGAACCAACGAGGAAAGCTACCTCGAATTTAGGTCCGAAGCTGAAGGTGTAATTGGTGCAGCTATCTCCGCCATGGGACCTGATACTGTGCTGTCAGCTTTGCCGTTAAACCTTGAACAGCCATCCGATAACAAGCCGGGTAGAGCATGGCTTCTACCTCTTATCAGAGATTATACGAGGAATACTGAGATGAGTACTTTCACTAAGCAATTAATCCCAGTGATTCAAGCATTCGAGGCTAGATGTGGAACGCTCTCGAAAGAGTccgttcaattgaaaatttttcagacTGTCATCGATCAACTGTGGTCTACTTTGCCTCATTTCTGCGAGTTACCAACCGATTTGGAGACCTCCTTCACAGATGAACTAGCAACCgaactttcttctctatTATATCAAAAGGTGGAGCTAAGAACTACAATTTGTCATGCTTTCAGAGTTCTCGTTGAAAGCAATTTGGCTTACATCAATGGGGCCCTTGCTGACGATATCTTGTTACAGCAACACTTCTCCGTTGCTAGAGCTCAAGAGACTCTAACTTACTTGAAGGGTAAGGCCGCCAACTTGCTAGCTGTCTTGTTCAATGTCTACACTCAAACGGCACCCAACGCAAGAGGTTATATTTTGGAGACCATCGAGGCATACTTAAAGATTGCATCCGCCGAGGACCTCGAGAAAACATTCAATAACGTTTGTGCtctgttgaaaaatgctatggaagaagaaacagacaAATCTACTAAAGGAAAACCTCAATTGAGTGCGACTCTGCTTGACCTGGTTGTTTGCATGTCGAAATACTTGCCAACCTCTTCCTACCCTGCATTATTCTCAATCTTTGGCATAACTGTGAGCTCCAAAGATGCCTTGACCCAAAAGAGGGCTTATAGAATCATCATAAGACTTTCGGAGCCAGACACAGGTGTCGAGGCACTCTCTAGCTATGTGGCCGATATTGAGAAAATTATATTGGACAATTCGGAGACCGTCCAAACGTCATCCAAGTCCGCGAGGTTGGCAGCTATCAGAGCAGTCATTGAACTCTTGCCCCCTAACCACCTAGATTTCATCGTTAGAATGGTCGCTGAAGTTATCTTAGCCACCAAGGATGTTAATGAGAAGTCAAGAGAAGCAGGTTTCGAGACCCTGATTGCAATgggaaagaaaatgaatGATCCCAACGGTATTATTATGCTTTCTAAAGTCCCAGGCTATGACGAACAAACCCCAGACCAGCCTTCTAGCATTTCagaattcttcaagattatGGCTGCCGGTTTGATCGGTGAGTCGCAGCATATGGTGAGCAGCACTATCACGGCATTTGCTTGTCTAGTGTTTGAGTTTAAAGATCAACTTGATATTGCAGTCCTGTTAGACATTTATGATACCATCGAACTTTATTTGACTTCGAACTCAAGAGAGATCGCCAAAAGCGCGATTGGGTTTGCCAAAGTATGCGTTTTAGGTCTTCCTGATGAACTGATGAGGCCTAAAGTACCATCGCTCATCGTAAAGCTTCTACGTTGGTCCCACGAACACACTGGTCATTTCAAGGCCAAGGTTAAGCACATCATCGAGAGACTGATCAGGAAATACGGTTAcgaatttgttgaagctAATTTTCCTGAGGATGACCTCAAGTTATTAACTAACATAAGAAAGACGAGGAACAGAAATAAGAGAAAAGAAGGGGATGCTGACGAAACCACACGCGCGGCTTCCTCAACAAAGAGCTCAAGATTCATGAATGCCTTTGACGAGGCCATCTACCAATCTGATAGagaagatgaaggtgatgaagaagccgACCAAGATAAAGGAAAATCTCAGGCCAAGCAATTCATTGTTGAATCAGGCGAAAATCCACTTGATTTGCTAGACTCTCAAACGTTAGCTCATATTTCTTCTACTCGTCCGAAGAAATTCACAAAGGACCAAAAGAGGAGAATGCTGCAAGACGACATGTTCAACTTTGATGCTGAAGGAAAACTAATCATGAAGGGCACTGGAAAATCATCGAATAATGAGGAAGATCCACTCAAATCAGTAACCAGCGGTATAAATGCGTACTTGGATGCTGTCAAGAATGGTCCGATTAGAGGTCAAAAGAATAGATTGAAGTTCAAAAAGAGATCTAGAGCAGGCGCAGATCAAAGCGACGACGAGGAAGACGTTGTTAAGGACAAACCTAAGAGAGCCATTGGGAATAGAATAGGAAAAAATACCAAGAAGGgaccaaaattcaaatctAAGAGAAAACTATAG
- the MRPS16 gene encoding mitochondrial 37S ribosomal protein bS16m (similar to Saccharomyces cerevisiae MRPS16 (YPL013C); ancestral locus Anc_8.79): MAIGLVRIRLARFGRTNSPVYNIVVANAQKARDAKPIEVLGTYNPIPRPRTVKQKKQGVLATKDVQLDFDRAKYWIGVGAQPSEMVTKLLKKCGILDESWGKTFATSRKVVTPRQEVIE; encoded by the coding sequence ATGGCAATTGGGTTGGTTAGGATACGGTTAGCCAGATTTGGTAGGACAAACAGCCCTGTTTACAACATTGTGGTGGCCAATGCACAGAAGGCTAGGGATGCTAAACCCATTGAAGTACTGGGTACTTATAATCCAATTCCTAGACCCCGTACAgtgaagcagaagaagcagGGTGTGCTGGCCACAAAGGATGTGCAGTTAGATTTCGATAGAGCAAAGTATTGGATTGGTGTTGGGGCACAACCGAGTGAAATGGTGACAAAACTGTTGAAAAAATGCGGTATCTTGGATGAATCCTGGGGGAAGACCTTTGCTACGTCTAGGAAAGTAGTGACTCCCAGGCAGGAAGTTATAGAATGA
- the CIP1 gene encoding Cip1p (similar to Saccharomyces cerevisiae YPL014W; ancestral locus Anc_8.80) codes for MLLDRFHRKFYHSRHRSSGNAVNQDDGSKDEDEDVLMDVEVQQPVPMSICGQGCRFEETGEMVYVDPGVQTPVATTPVGYGGRQDVPDGLTGPFPPYLQMQDRQNSVSSLASSISDFHGGLRQQAFANAAVSGSGNFTPQFMALLMEVYQNVYCDPTVTPFDTTNPPSAILNRTAKIALEQCKIREVEIGCERNSWLLTLVRRRLLEEVRKDGYLSRTNSNVSLPPPPPQFMEMMYNSTFQSSKPSTPDCSTKGSQDYFGNMLTTNNRSGLMRSRSNSSQVLLARTRSNSNGLFALTPTSSETGLAPGFNGTGLTININHTNLLSRQRSNTATGSPATTPVTACCNQSQMDESVFSETLRKKRDALRLKR; via the coding sequence ATGTTGCTCGACAGGTTTCACCGGAAATTCTACCATTCGAGGCATAGGAGCAGCGGGAATGCTGTGAATCAGGACGATGGTTCGaaggatgaggatgaggacgTGCTGATGGATGTGGAAGTGCAGCAGCCGGTTCCCATGTCGATTTGTGGTCAGGGATGTCGGTTTGAAGAGACAGGAGAGATGGTATACGTGGATCCCGGTGTGCAGACACCTGTGGCAACCACGCCCGTTGGTTACGGCGGTAGGCAGGACGTGCCAGACGGGTTGACTGGTCCATTCCCACCTTACTTGCAAATGCAGGACCGTCAGAATAGTGTGAGTTCGTTGGCGAGCTCGATATCAGATTTTCATGGTGGGCTAAGACAGCAGGCCTTTGCAAATGCTGCCGTTAGCGGATCGGGAAATTTTACACCTCAGTTCATGGCTTTACTCATGGAGGTTTACCAGAATGTATATTGTGATCCTACAGTGACACCCTTTGATACGACAAATCCTCCATCAGCAATCTTGAATAGGACTGCTAAGATCGCTTTGGAGCAGTGTAAGATTCGTGAGGTAGAGATTGGGTGCGAACGCAATAGCTGGCTTCTAACGCTCGTAAGACGTCGATTGCTTGAGGAAGTACGCAAAGACGGGTACCTCTCACGCACCAACTCGAATGTTTCGCTGCCACCACCACCTCCACAATTCATGGAAATGATGTACAATAGTACTTTCCAATcttcaaagccttcaaCACCGGACTGTTCAACCAAAGGTTCACAGGACTATTTTGGTAATATGCTTACGACGAATAATAGGAGCGGGCTGATGCGCAGCAGAAGTAACTCTTCACAGGttcttcttgcaagaaCCCGTTCCAACAGCAATGGACTGTTTGCATTGACACCCACGTCTTCTGAGACTGGTCTGGCACCTGGTTTTAACGGTACGGGACTCACTATAAATATTAACCATACTAACCTGCTCTCCAGACAACGAAGTAATACAGCTACGGGCAGTCCAGCTACCACTCCTGTAACAGCGTGTTGTAACCAGTCGCAAATGGATGAATCGGTCTTCTCAGAGACcctgaggaagaagagagacGCACTGAGGCTCAAGAGATAG